From the Accumulibacter sp. genome, one window contains:
- a CDS encoding NACHT domain-containing protein, with protein sequence MTSRPIIPGSADDIVRLQRQIADLQAQLSARQQGDAGQAAQAIDTGGGAHVGGSVTAGGHFIGRDFIQVVDGVVHRGEDPAEANAVIAHYLAALANDLAGLRLGEIDLSASDGRREPLQPADVHVPLATQPHIPQEMTLAQWLQRSRSAGFNARAEMEEKHTTRAVPVLEALVEHRALTLLGAAGSGKSTFGASVLLALAQAWQGHDEALAGLGDQWRHGALLPIRVVLRRFAEQLPAGAAAAHGGDLWDFIGRDLDASGYGLSPETKKFVQRVARDHGALILLDGLDECGNDASRQRVVGAVRELMQSAGERCRFLFTARPYAWPAGADPAQGVYALADFEDEQIERFIRGWYATLARRQWLPPGDAECKCDDLLTARERPDLKPLAQPAAADADGLAARQPRPPARRPRRSLQRLGRPAAAALEPADRCRPGAARRAGDSDAEARRPARNARGTGVQRACRERRRRPRSCQRNRRQQR encoded by the coding sequence ATGACCAGCCGACCCATCATCCCGGGCAGCGCCGACGACATCGTCCGGCTGCAGCGACAGATCGCCGACCTGCAGGCGCAACTCTCCGCGCGGCAGCAGGGCGACGCCGGACAAGCCGCGCAGGCGATCGACACCGGCGGCGGCGCCCACGTCGGCGGCAGTGTCACCGCCGGCGGGCATTTCATCGGCCGCGACTTCATCCAGGTCGTCGACGGGGTCGTCCACCGCGGTGAAGACCCCGCCGAGGCCAACGCGGTCATCGCGCATTACCTCGCCGCGCTCGCCAATGACCTCGCCGGCCTCAGGCTCGGCGAGATCGACCTCAGCGCCAGCGACGGCCGGCGCGAGCCGCTGCAACCCGCCGACGTCCATGTGCCGCTGGCGACGCAACCGCACATCCCGCAGGAGATGACCCTGGCGCAGTGGCTGCAGCGCAGCCGCAGCGCGGGCTTCAACGCGCGTGCAGAAATGGAGGAGAAACACACGACGCGCGCCGTGCCGGTGCTCGAAGCGCTGGTGGAGCACCGCGCGCTGACGCTGCTCGGTGCTGCCGGCAGCGGCAAGAGCACCTTTGGCGCCAGCGTCCTGCTGGCGCTGGCGCAGGCCTGGCAGGGCCACGACGAGGCACTCGCCGGCCTCGGCGACCAGTGGCGCCACGGCGCGCTGCTGCCGATCCGCGTCGTCCTGCGCCGCTTCGCCGAGCAGCTCCCCGCCGGTGCGGCGGCGGCACACGGCGGCGACCTCTGGGATTTCATCGGCCGCGATCTCGACGCCAGCGGCTACGGCCTGTCGCCCGAGACGAAGAAGTTCGTGCAGCGGGTCGCCCGCGACCACGGCGCGCTGATCCTGCTCGACGGCCTCGACGAATGCGGCAACGACGCCAGCCGGCAGCGCGTCGTCGGCGCCGTCAGGGAGTTGATGCAGAGCGCTGGCGAGCGCTGCCGCTTCCTGTTCACCGCCCGCCCCTACGCCTGGCCCGCCGGCGCCGACCCGGCGCAGGGCGTCTACGCGCTCGCCGATTTCGAGGACGAGCAGATCGAGCGCTTCATCCGCGGCTGGTACGCGACCCTCGCCCGGCGCCAGTGGCTGCCGCCCGGCGACGCCGAATGCAAGTGCGACGACCTGCTCACCGCCCGCGAGCGCCCGGACCTCAAACCGCTGGCGCAGCCCGCTGCTGCTGACGCTGATGGCCTCGCTGCACGCCAGCCGCGGCCGCCTGCCCGACGACCGCGCCGATCTCTACAACGACTCGGTCGACCTGCTGCTGCTGCGCTGGAACCGGCAGATCGGTGCCGACCGGGCGCTGCTCGACGCGCTGGCGATTCCGACGCTGAAGCTCGCCGACCTGCGCGGAACGCTCGAGGAACTGGCGTTCAACGTGCATGCCGAGAGCGTCGTCGCCGACCGCGGTCTTGCCAGCGGAACCGCCGGCAGCAGCGGTGA
- a CDS encoding formylglycine-generating enzyme family protein, which translates to MRFAQVPAGAFWMGEQDGGDAPLHCNETLDYDYWIAEAPVSVAQFAEFVGASGYADHDAAALRPPANRPVVKVSWHDARAFCDWLNERWRGRLPAGSIVALPSEAEWEKAARGGLQIPRTIRLAGIAQGFAASDAPLQDNPLLERSYPWGDDCEEKYANAEMSIGDSSTPGVFADGQSPYGCEDLAGNVWEWTRSLWGTAWGKPDFRYPYDASDRLREDPDASDEVWRVVRGGSWLDLRDHARCGFRDRYPPGLPQWRHRFSRGVAFFPCSSALISAPSELCHSGNSDSGGGAGETSPAARRAAVGWMR; encoded by the coding sequence ATGCGTTTCGCGCAGGTTCCGGCTGGCGCTTTCTGGATGGGCGAACAGGATGGCGGCGATGCGCCGCTGCACTGCAACGAGACGCTCGACTACGACTACTGGATCGCCGAGGCGCCGGTCAGCGTCGCGCAGTTCGCCGAGTTCGTCGGCGCCAGCGGCTACGCGGACCATGACGCGGCTGCGCTGCGTCCGCCGGCGAACCGGCCGGTCGTGAAGGTCAGTTGGCACGATGCGCGCGCCTTCTGCGACTGGCTGAACGAGCGCTGGCGCGGGCGGCTGCCGGCAGGCTCGATCGTCGCGCTGCCGTCGGAAGCCGAGTGGGAAAAGGCGGCTCGTGGCGGTCTGCAGATCCCGCGCACGATCCGGCTCGCCGGCATCGCCCAGGGATTCGCCGCCAGCGACGCGCCGCTGCAGGACAACCCGCTGCTAGAGCGCAGCTACCCATGGGGCGACGACTGTGAGGAAAAATACGCCAATGCGGAGATGAGCATCGGCGACTCGAGTACCCCGGGCGTTTTCGCTGATGGGCAGAGCCCCTACGGCTGCGAGGACCTCGCCGGCAACGTCTGGGAGTGGACGCGCAGCCTCTGGGGCACCGCTTGGGGGAAGCCGGACTTCCGCTACCCTTATGACGCCAGCGATCGGCTACGCGAGGACCCGGACGCATCAGACGAGGTGTGGCGGGTCGTGCGCGGCGGCTCGTGGCTCGATCTCCGGGACCATGCGCGCTGTGGCTTCCGCGACAGGTATCCCCCCGGACTTCCGCAATGGCGACATCGGTTTTCGCGTGGTGTTGCGTTCTTCCCCTGTTCTTCGGCTCTGATCTCTGCTCCCTCTGAACTCTGTCACTCCGGGAACTCCGACTCTGGAGGGGGTGCGGGGGAGACTTCTCCCGCCGCGCGCCGCGCCGCCGTCGGATGGATGAGGTGA
- a CDS encoding type II toxin-antitoxin system Phd/YefM family antitoxin: MDAISYSAARANLARTMDRVCDDHEPLIITRNGEPSVVMLSLDDYRALEETAYLLRSPANARRLLDAAAQLAEGRGSERELV; encoded by the coding sequence ATGGACGCCATCAGCTACAGCGCCGCCCGCGCCAACCTCGCCCGGACGATGGACCGCGTCTGTGACGACCACGAGCCGCTGATCATCACCCGCAACGGTGAGCCATCGGTCGTCATGCTCTCGCTCGATGACTACCGGGCGCTCGAAGAAACGGCCTACTTGCTGCGCAGCCCAGCGAACGCGAGGCGGCTGCTCGACGCGGCAGCGCAACTGGCTGAAGGAAGGGGCAGCGAGCGGGAACTGGTCTGA
- a CDS encoding Txe/YoeB family addiction module toxin, whose product MRLVFADTAWDDYLHWQKHDRRMAERINRLIQEVMREPFAGVGKPEPLRHALSGFWSRRITDEHRMVYRVDGEDLLIAQLRYHY is encoded by the coding sequence ATGCGACTGGTGTTCGCCGACACGGCCTGGGACGACTACCTCCACTGGCAGAAGCACGACCGCAGGATGGCCGAGCGGATCAACAGGCTGATCCAGGAAGTGATGCGCGAACCCTTTGCCGGCGTCGGCAAGCCCGAGCCGCTGCGACACGCGTTGTCGGGTTTCTGGTCGCGCCGGATCACCGACGAGCACCGCATGGTGTACCGTGTCGACGGTGAAGATCTCCTGATTGCGCAGCTTCGCTACCACTACTGA
- a CDS encoding formylglycine-generating enzyme family protein, which yields MAQHLAFHMHQQGADQGREIEEPALRAILRGEAEFLPRIDDLLRQAQQRGSVLEERDGAYRFLHLALQEFLVGRYLSEVTGRESRERMLEVLAGRLADPWWREPILLLGGYQATHAARSARELLRALADAAGDADARFAAAELAATAATAALEWRESGEPLRADCARRIVTLLDDADALAGARAVLRARAGDRLAQLGDPRFDPQRFFLPADDTLGFVRIAADPDFVIGTRSADRERVARIGGYAVYDHEIDELPTPTREFRIAHYPVTVAQFRAFVAATGLAIGDADALADPDSRPVRRVSWHEALAWCDWLNEMLLRSPALAGSRVAALVRHGWRVALPSELEWEKAARGGLRGAVFPWGDDADEGDGRRANHAGSRIGDTSVVGCFAANGHGLHDMAGNVWEWTGSLWGTDFGKPDFAYPYQVDDPRREDLRAGDEVLRVVRGGSWRFRRDDARCGIRFRYPPDVRSDYVGFRVVLRSSPVLPL from the coding sequence ATGGCGCAGCACCTCGCCTTCCACATGCACCAGCAGGGCGCCGACCAGGGACGCGAGATCGAGGAGCCGGCGCTGCGCGCGATCCTGCGCGGCGAAGCCGAGTTCCTGCCGCGCATCGACGACTTACTCCGCCAGGCGCAGCAGCGCGGCAGCGTCCTCGAGGAGCGCGACGGCGCGTATCGCTTCCTGCATCTCGCGCTGCAGGAATTCCTCGTCGGCCGCTACCTCAGCGAGGTCACCGGCCGCGAGTCGCGCGAGCGGATGCTCGAGGTCCTCGCCGGTCGGCTCGCCGACCCGTGGTGGCGCGAGCCGATCCTGCTGCTCGGCGGTTACCAGGCGACGCACGCGGCGCGTTCGGCCCGCGAGTTGTTGCGCGCGCTGGCTGATGCCGCTGGCGACGCCGACGCGCGCTTCGCCGCCGCCGAGCTGGCGGCGACGGCGGCGACGGCGGCGCTCGAGTGGCGCGAGAGCGGCGAGCCGCTGCGCGCCGATTGCGCGCGACGCATCGTCACCCTGCTCGACGACGCCGACGCACTCGCCGGCGCGCGGGCGGTGCTGCGCGCGCGCGCCGGCGACCGGCTGGCGCAGCTCGGCGATCCGCGTTTCGATCCGCAGCGCTTTTTCCTGCCGGCCGACGACACGCTCGGTTTCGTGCGCATCGCTGCCGACCCGGATTTCGTCATTGGCACCCGCAGCGCGGATCGCGAGCGGGTCGCGCGCATCGGCGGATACGCGGTTTACGACCACGAGATCGACGAGCTGCCGACGCCGACGCGAGAGTTCCGCATCGCCCACTACCCGGTGACCGTCGCGCAGTTTCGCGCCTTCGTCGCGGCGACCGGTTTGGCGATCGGCGACGCCGATGCGCTCGCCGACCCCGACAGCCGGCCGGTGCGCCGGGTGAGCTGGCATGAGGCCTTGGCCTGGTGCGACTGGCTCAACGAGATGCTCTTGAGGTCGCCGGCGCTCGCCGGCAGCCGAGTCGCCGCGCTGGTGCGGCACGGCTGGCGGGTGGCGCTGCCGAGCGAACTCGAGTGGGAGAAAGCGGCGCGCGGCGGCTTGCGCGGCGCGGTGTTTCCGTGGGGTGACGATGCCGATGAGGGCGACGGCAGGCGCGCGAATCATGCAGGTTCGCGGATCGGCGACACGTCGGTCGTCGGCTGCTTCGCCGCCAACGGCCATGGCCTGCACGACATGGCGGGCAACGTCTGGGAGTGGACGGGCAGCCTCTGGGGTACCGACTTCGGGAAGCCGGACTTCGCTTATCCGTATCAGGTCGATGATCCTCGTCGGGAGGATCTCCGGGCGGGCGATGAGGTGCTGCGGGTCGTGCGCGGCGGCTCGTGGCGCTTTCGCCGGGACGATGCGCGCTGTGGCATCCGCTTCAGGTACCCCCCTGACGTCCGCTCTGACTACGTTGGTTTTCGCGTGGTGTTGCGTTCTTCCCCTGTTCTTCCGCTCTGA
- a CDS encoding NACHT domain-containing protein, whose translation MSENDQPAIDGLRQALAAGFIDAATFEAAVAAIAARANAAAAAARDGQAPPSLGARQAELSGDGAIAQGTGDALGAGASKIGRDAIGVINQTQIVRNYYGNTGCDKAATRLLASQVGAYLAWLQARTQSIELRGIERSGASPVVSLPLATAYVPLRARSLRPPDEEGGEAHLRRSGRHRAVGVADDGGGDPSTGDGSDLALSEVLALGNRLAIIGGPGCGKTTVLLHIAWALASSLLAGEAEPARSRLGLRLAPAELPLPIFVPLAAFARHRRHLPAGALARERTLQHFISHHLISSEAPFELPDDFFVRLLHEGNNVLLLLDGLDEVANEGERAEVRQSVENLVGGRRAMRVVVTCRTIAWRSGGSARAHRGSSTARYWCACC comes from the coding sequence GTGAGCGAGAACGACCAGCCAGCGATCGATGGGCTGCGGCAGGCGCTGGCCGCCGGGTTCATCGACGCCGCAACCTTCGAGGCCGCCGTGGCGGCGATCGCAGCGCGCGCGAATGCGGCCGCCGCCGCCGCCCGCGACGGGCAAGCGCCGCCTTCCCTCGGCGCGCGGCAGGCCGAGCTCAGCGGCGACGGCGCCATCGCGCAGGGCACCGGCGATGCGCTCGGCGCCGGGGCGAGCAAGATCGGTCGCGACGCCATCGGCGTCATCAACCAGACGCAGATCGTCAGGAACTACTACGGCAACACCGGCTGCGATAAGGCCGCTACGCGCCTGCTCGCCAGCCAGGTGGGTGCCTATCTGGCCTGGCTGCAGGCACGCACGCAGAGCATCGAGCTGCGCGGGATCGAGCGCTCGGGTGCGTCGCCGGTCGTCAGCCTGCCGCTCGCCACTGCCTACGTGCCGCTGCGCGCTCGCTCGCTGCGTCCGCCGGACGAAGAAGGCGGCGAGGCCCACCTGCGCCGGTCCGGCCGGCACCGGGCGGTCGGGGTGGCTGACGACGGCGGTGGCGACCCGTCGACCGGAGACGGCAGCGACCTCGCGCTGAGCGAGGTGCTGGCCCTCGGCAATCGCCTGGCGATCATTGGCGGTCCGGGCTGCGGCAAGACGACCGTCCTGCTGCACATCGCCTGGGCACTCGCTTCGTCGCTGCTCGCCGGCGAAGCCGAGCCGGCGCGCTCGCGCCTCGGGCTGCGGCTGGCGCCGGCCGAGCTGCCGCTGCCGATCTTCGTCCCGCTCGCCGCGTTCGCGCGCCATCGGCGCCACCTGCCGGCCGGCGCGCTGGCGCGCGAGCGCACCCTGCAGCACTTCATCTCGCATCACCTGATCAGCAGTGAGGCGCCGTTCGAGCTGCCGGACGACTTCTTCGTCCGCCTGCTGCACGAAGGGAACAACGTCCTGCTGCTGCTCGACGGGCTCGACGAAGTGGCGAATGAGGGCGAGCGCGCCGAAGTCCGCCAGTCGGTCGAGAACCTCGTTGGCGGCCGGCGGGCGATGCGCGTCGTCGTCACCTGCCGGACGATCGCCTGGCGCAGCGGCGGCTCGGCGAGGGCGCACCGCGGCTCGTCGACAGCCCGCTACTGGTGCGCCTGCTGCTGA
- a CDS encoding DUF433 domain-containing protein gives MIDWSTCPAVECHPDVVSGAWVFRSSRVPVAALFENLEAGATLAEFVQWFPGVSLEQAKSVLEHAARSSLAAA, from the coding sequence ATGATCGATTGGTCAACCTGTCCAGCTGTAGAGTGCCATCCGGACGTGGTGAGCGGGGCCTGGGTCTTTCGCAGCAGCCGTGTGCCCGTCGCGGCCCTCTTTGAGAACCTTGAGGCGGGCGCCACGTTGGCCGAGTTTGTCCAGTGGTTTCCGGGCGTCAGCCTTGAACAGGCGAAGAGCGTTCTCGAGCACGCCGCCCGGAGCTCGCTTGCGGCAGCGTAG
- a CDS encoding acyl-CoA dehydrogenase family protein, translating into MAIARTLFDDGHRQYAAALDRFIALEVAPHYERFEEQGFFDRELWLRAAAAGFLCSSLPEEYGGAGADKLYSVVLFEQLARNAVQNLLGWSLHSEIVAPYLLHYGSEAIRRRYLPRMASGELIGAIAMTEPGAGSDLQGLRTTALRDGEHYVLNGGKTFITNGSLCDLVVVVAKTDPAAAGKGISLLVVDMRWPGCSRGRRLKKIGMRAQDTGELFFDDVHVPVDHLLGEENRGFAYLMNELPWERLQIAISAVAQAEAAIDWTSRYCRERQAFGQPLLHFQNTRFTLAEALTEVQVARVFVDRCSELFVRGELDATAASMAKYWCTELQCKVLDACLQLHGGNGCMLDYPIARAWTDARAARIYGGSNEIMKELIARQIAGTVY; encoded by the coding sequence ATGGCGATCGCCCGCACGCTCTTCGACGACGGCCACCGGCAATATGCGGCGGCGCTCGACCGCTTCATCGCGCTCGAAGTCGCGCCGCACTACGAGCGCTTTGAAGAGCAGGGCTTTTTCGACCGCGAGCTGTGGCTGCGCGCCGCCGCCGCCGGCTTCCTCTGCTCGTCGCTGCCCGAGGAGTACGGCGGTGCCGGCGCCGACAAGCTGTACAGCGTCGTCCTCTTCGAGCAACTGGCGCGCAACGCGGTGCAGAACCTGCTCGGCTGGTCGCTGCATTCGGAGATCGTCGCCCCCTACCTGCTGCACTACGGCAGCGAGGCGATCCGTCGGCGCTACCTGCCGCGCATGGCGAGCGGCGAGCTGATCGGCGCCATCGCGATGACCGAGCCGGGCGCCGGCTCCGACCTGCAGGGGCTGCGCACGACGGCGCTGCGCGACGGCGAGCACTACGTCCTCAACGGCGGCAAGACCTTCATCACCAACGGCTCGCTCTGCGACCTCGTCGTCGTCGTCGCTAAGACGGATCCGGCGGCCGCCGGCAAGGGCATCAGCCTGCTCGTCGTCGACATGCGCTGGCCCGGCTGCAGTCGCGGCCGGCGGTTGAAGAAGATCGGCATGCGTGCGCAGGACACCGGCGAACTCTTCTTCGACGACGTGCACGTGCCGGTCGACCACCTGCTCGGCGAGGAGAACCGCGGCTTCGCCTATCTGATGAACGAGCTGCCGTGGGAGCGGCTGCAGATCGCGATCAGTGCCGTCGCGCAGGCGGAAGCGGCGATCGACTGGACCAGCCGCTACTGCCGCGAACGCCAGGCCTTCGGGCAGCCGCTCCTGCACTTCCAGAACACCCGCTTCACCCTCGCCGAGGCGCTGACCGAGGTGCAGGTAGCGCGCGTCTTCGTCGACCGCTGCAGCGAACTCTTCGTCCGCGGCGAACTCGACGCGACGGCGGCGTCGATGGCCAAGTACTGGTGCACCGAACTGCAGTGCAAGGTACTCGACGCCTGCCTGCAACTGCACGGCGGCAACGGCTGCATGCTCGATTACCCGATCGCCCGCGCCTGGACCGACGCCCGCGCCGCACGCATCTACGGCGGCAGCAACGAGATCATGAAGGAGCTGATCGCCCGCCAAATCGCGGGGACAGTATACTAA
- a CDS encoding SDR family NAD(P)-dependent oxidoreductase — protein MGKLAGKVAIVSGSGRGIGRAVALKLAEEGAHVVVNDVDSAPAAETVGDIVAAGGQAVACVGSVTAGDFAERFVHTALSQFGGLDIIINNAGYTWDNVVQKMSDEQWQAMLDVHLTAPFRVLRAAADFFRAAAKSESESGQETYRKVVNVSSIAGVGGNAGQANYAAAKAGIVGLTRTLAKEWGRYRVNVNCVAFGLINTRLTSAAAGDAVLDIEGRQIKAGVNPQLLQQMAAMIPLGRGGTPEEAAGAIVMLCYPEANYVSGELLVCGGGFRI, from the coding sequence ATGGGAAAACTCGCAGGCAAGGTGGCGATCGTCAGCGGTTCCGGCCGCGGCATCGGGCGCGCGGTGGCGCTCAAGCTGGCGGAGGAGGGCGCGCATGTGGTGGTCAACGACGTCGACAGCGCACCGGCGGCAGAGACGGTCGGCGACATCGTTGCTGCCGGCGGCCAGGCGGTCGCCTGCGTCGGCAGCGTCACCGCCGGCGACTTCGCCGAGCGTTTCGTGCACACCGCACTCAGCCAGTTCGGCGGCCTCGACATCATCATCAACAACGCCGGCTACACCTGGGACAACGTCGTCCAGAAGATGAGCGACGAGCAATGGCAGGCGATGCTCGACGTCCATCTGACGGCGCCCTTCCGCGTCCTGCGCGCGGCCGCCGACTTCTTCCGCGCCGCCGCGAAGAGCGAGAGCGAGAGCGGCCAGGAGACCTACCGCAAGGTGGTCAATGTGTCGTCGATCGCCGGTGTCGGCGGCAATGCCGGGCAGGCCAACTACGCCGCCGCCAAGGCCGGCATCGTCGGCCTGACGCGCACGCTGGCGAAGGAGTGGGGGCGTTACCGCGTGAACGTCAACTGCGTCGCCTTCGGCCTGATCAACACGCGGCTGACCAGCGCCGCCGCCGGCGACGCGGTGCTCGACATCGAGGGCCGGCAGATCAAGGCCGGCGTCAATCCCCAGTTGCTGCAGCAGATGGCGGCGATGATCCCGCTCGGCCGCGGCGGTACGCCGGAGGAGGCGGCCGGCGCCATCGTCATGCTCTGCTACCCGGAAGCCAACTACGTCTCCGGCGAGCTGCTCGTCTGCGGCGGCGGCTTCCGCATCTAG
- a CDS encoding lipid-transfer protein has product MQRKAVVAGVGAVPFGKPGATESYDLMAAAATRRALADAGLGYEDVQQAIVGYVYGDSTSGQRALYGVGMSGIPIVNVNNNCSTGSTALFLARQLVESGALDCVLALGFEQMRPGAIAEHWNDRPSPFARFDELCAEIAPYPVPLALRYFGGAGVEYMQRHGATAKLFARVRAKASRHAAHNPGALLRKVVSEEEVLAAPLICAEAGMTRLMACPPTCGAAAAILVSPDFAARRNLDRRVFIAAQAMTTDRPGTFDQRSMLALVGADMSREAADLVYEQAGIGPGDIDVVELHDCFAQNEVISYEALRLCPEGGAEQFVADGDNTYGGRVVTNPSGGLLCKGHPLGATGLAQCAELVEQLRGAAGERQVAGARIALQHNLGLGGACVVTLYQRAA; this is encoded by the coding sequence ATGCAGCGCAAGGCGGTGGTGGCCGGTGTCGGCGCGGTACCCTTCGGCAAGCCGGGGGCGACCGAGAGCTATGACCTGATGGCCGCGGCGGCGACACGGCGGGCGCTCGCCGATGCTGGCCTGGGCTACGAGGACGTGCAGCAGGCGATCGTCGGCTACGTCTATGGCGATTCGACCTCCGGCCAGCGCGCGCTCTACGGCGTCGGCATGAGCGGCATCCCGATCGTCAATGTGAACAACAACTGTTCGACCGGGTCGACGGCGCTCTTCCTCGCCCGGCAACTGGTCGAATCCGGCGCGCTCGACTGCGTGTTGGCGCTCGGCTTCGAGCAGATGCGCCCGGGCGCGATCGCCGAACACTGGAACGACCGGCCGTCGCCCTTCGCACGTTTCGACGAGCTGTGCGCCGAGATCGCTCCCTACCCCGTACCGCTGGCGCTGCGCTACTTCGGCGGCGCCGGCGTCGAATACATGCAGCGCCACGGCGCGACGGCGAAGCTCTTCGCGCGCGTGCGCGCCAAGGCGAGCCGGCACGCCGCGCACAACCCCGGCGCGCTGTTGCGCAAGGTGGTCAGCGAGGAAGAAGTCCTGGCGGCGCCGCTGATCTGCGCCGAGGCCGGCATGACGCGGCTGATGGCCTGCCCGCCGACCTGCGGCGCGGCGGCGGCGATCCTCGTCTCGCCGGACTTCGCCGCGCGCCGCAATCTCGACCGGCGCGTCTTCATCGCCGCGCAGGCGATGACCACCGACCGCCCGGGCACCTTCGACCAGCGCAGCATGCTGGCGCTGGTCGGCGCCGACATGAGCCGCGAGGCCGCCGACCTCGTCTACGAACAGGCGGGAATCGGTCCCGGCGACATCGACGTCGTCGAACTGCACGACTGCTTCGCGCAGAACGAGGTCATCAGCTACGAGGCGCTTCGTCTGTGCCCGGAGGGCGGCGCCGAGCAGTTCGTCGCCGACGGCGACAATACCTACGGCGGCCGGGTGGTGACCAACCCCTCGGGTGGCCTGCTGTGCAAGGGGCATCCGCTCGGTGCGACCGGGCTCGCGCAGTGCGCCGAACTGGTCGAGCAGCTGCGCGGCGCAGCCGGCGAGCGGCAGGTGGCAGGCGCCCGCATTGCGCTGCAGCACAACCTGGGACTTGGTGGCGCCTGTGTCGTGACGCTCTACCAGCGGGCGGCCTGA
- a CDS encoding DUF3313 domain-containing protein codes for MQAVPRVDSAAAQSASSSRSADHRVRGASVRCLAATLLLAGCAGPATNVTVSDPARITRSGFLTDYKALAPSPGAEGTLCWRQPGLDLKAYDKVLINRIVVTLKADQQQGIDPTELKALVDYFHASLVKALKPQMQIVEQPGPGVIVLRIALTNLVPTQVSRSLMGTAIPYAFTAELASGPASGRPAGSTPYLGETGMEIQFTDGATNRVLAECADAQIGRKYAAAVEEGAEGATDTWVKGYMNSFQAWAYAQNAFDKWAKLIADRFAVLRGVKPEK; via the coding sequence ATGCAAGCCGTGCCTCGAGTTGATTCCGCCGCCGCCCAAAGCGCTTCGTCATCCCGGTCGGCCGACCACCGCGTGCGCGGCGCCAGCGTCCGCTGCCTGGCGGCGACGCTGCTGCTCGCCGGCTGCGCCGGTCCGGCCACCAACGTCACGGTCAGCGACCCGGCGCGGATCACGCGCAGCGGCTTCCTCACCGACTACAAGGCGCTGGCACCGTCGCCTGGGGCCGAGGGCACCCTCTGCTGGCGGCAGCCGGGGCTCGACCTCAAGGCCTACGACAAGGTGCTGATCAACCGCATCGTCGTCACCCTCAAGGCCGACCAGCAACAGGGAATCGATCCGACCGAGCTGAAGGCGCTCGTGGACTACTTCCATGCCTCGCTGGTGAAGGCCCTCAAGCCGCAGATGCAGATCGTCGAGCAGCCGGGTCCGGGGGTCATCGTGCTGCGCATCGCACTGACCAACCTGGTGCCGACGCAGGTCAGCCGCAGCCTGATGGGGACGGCGATCCCCTACGCCTTCACCGCCGAACTCGCCTCCGGGCCAGCCAGTGGCAGGCCGGCCGGGTCGACGCCGTACCTCGGCGAGACGGGGATGGAGATCCAGTTCACCGACGGCGCGACGAACCGGGTGCTCGCCGAATGCGCCGACGCGCAGATCGGCCGCAAGTACGCGGCGGCGGTCGAGGAGGGTGCCGAGGGTGCGACCGACACCTGGGTCAAGGGTTACATGAACTCGTTCCAGGCCTGGGCGTACGCGCAGAACGCCTTCGACAAGTGGGCGAAGCTGATCGCCGATCGCTTTGCCGTGCTGCGCGGCGTCAAGCCGGAAAAATGA
- a CDS encoding lytic transglycosylase domain-containing protein: protein MTPSTHPPAVARARPLPAAGSGCWRAIVGGLLLMLLQGVLPAGAVASIWGYVDEQGVAHFATEQLDSRYKLFLQGDAARTSLSALSGPSKPELLRYLSQHPNLKKFEPLIKRASDEFAVDAALLKAVMAAESAFNPDAVSPKGAIGLMQVMPATAGQYGLQADRQQSLEEKLADPKTNIRIGARYLRDLGKLFPNDPQLVLAAYNAGQGAVQQHRNQVPPYPETMNYVQLVTQFHQLYQGNTLTRKAAPSSVFTRSAAGGQRIYMKLPGRRDVPETAPAR, encoded by the coding sequence ATGACACCCAGCACCCATCCACCAGCAGTTGCACGCGCGCGTCCGCTGCCGGCCGCCGGCAGCGGCTGCTGGCGGGCCATCGTCGGCGGCCTGCTGCTGATGCTGCTGCAGGGCGTGCTGCCGGCCGGCGCCGTCGCCAGCATCTGGGGCTACGTCGACGAGCAGGGAGTCGCGCACTTCGCGACCGAACAGCTCGATTCGCGTTACAAGCTCTTCCTGCAGGGCGACGCCGCGCGCACGTCGCTGTCGGCGCTGAGCGGGCCAAGCAAGCCGGAGCTGCTGCGCTACCTGTCGCAGCATCCGAACCTGAAGAAGTTCGAACCGCTGATCAAGCGCGCGAGCGACGAGTTTGCCGTCGATGCCGCGCTGCTGAAAGCGGTGATGGCTGCCGAGTCCGCCTTCAACCCCGACGCCGTATCACCCAAGGGCGCCATCGGGCTGATGCAGGTGATGCCGGCGACCGCCGGCCAGTACGGGCTGCAGGCCGACCGGCAGCAGAGCCTGGAGGAGAAGCTGGCCGATCCGAAGACCAATATCCGCATCGGCGCGCGTTACCTGCGCGACCTCGGCAAGCTGTTCCCGAACGATCCGCAACTGGTTCTGGCCGCCTACAACGCCGGTCAGGGCGCCGTGCAGCAGCACCGCAACCAGGTGCCGCCGTACCCGGAAACGATGAACTACGTCCAGCTCGTGACGCAGTTCCATCAGCTCTACCAAGGCAACACGCTCACCCGCAAGGCGGCGCCGTCGTCGGTCTTCACCCGTTCGGCTGCCGGTGGCCAGCGCATCTACATGAAGCTGCCCGGGCGGCGCGACGTCCCCGAGACGGCTCCGGCGCGCTGA